The Arachis ipaensis cultivar K30076 chromosome B07, Araip1.1, whole genome shotgun sequence genome includes a window with the following:
- the LOC107609578 gene encoding tRNA threonylcarbamoyladenosine dehydratase 2 isoform X1, producing MEKGKYLALVGTGALFGSVSTIFFLRLLQNHKKVVRQYNKNATELNGLETCTIAGKKNDKAVNEDLLKDEIVSEHLTRNIQFFGFESQQKVSASYVVVIGLGGVGSHAASMLLRSGVGKLLLVDFDQVSLSSLNRHAVATRADVGIPKAQCLKEHFSSIFPECQVDAKVLLYDSSTEEEILSGHPDFVLDCIDNIDTKVALLAACVRRGLKVLSATGAGARADPTRIRIADLRESTNDPLSRSVRHRLRKDHGIEGGIPVVFSLEKPKAKLLPFKGPNGEEENPSDYQIVPGFRVRIIPVLGTIPAIFGQVMASYVVTELAGFQVQTEPIVNFDTDHYHTLHQRLIEHEELVYGTSQQVQVDVEEVMYIVKELWHGRSARDQLVKEVGRGMWRSVNELMLVRWDCEKPASISNLILLKFKEVDEHESRTLDDIKEKEPEFYNSVNAVLKRAEIDFGYAH from the exons atggaGAAAGGTAAATACTTAGCATTGGTTGGAACCGGTGCTCTTTTTGGCTCTGTATCTACCATCTTCTTTCTTAGGCTCCTTCAAAACCATAA aAAAGTGGTGCGGCAGTATAATAAGAATGCTACTGAGTTAAATG GTCTTGAGACTTGCACTATTGCTGGAAAGAAGAATGATAAGGCAGTTAATGAAGATCTTCTGAAGGATGAGATTGTTTCTGAACATCTAACTAG GAACATTCAGTTTTTTGGCTTTGAGTCTCAGCAGAAAGTGAGTGCATCATATGTTGTGGTCATTGGTCTTGGAGGGGTTGGCAGTCATGCTGCATCTATGCTCTTGAGATCAGGGGTCGGCAAGCTTCTTCTTGTGGACTTTGAtcag gtttctctttcatcattaaatcgACACGCTGTTGCAACAAGAGCAGATGTTGGTATCCCAAAAGCGCAGTGCCTTAAGGAGCATTTCTCATCTATCTTTCCTGAGTGCCAAGTAGATGCAAAAGTACTGCTATATGATTCATCCACCGAAGAAGAAATTTTGTCAGGCCACCCTGACTTTGTCTTGGATTGTATTGATAACATTGATACTAAG GTGGCACTTCTTGCTGCTTGTGTACGGAGGGGCTTGAAGGTGTTATCTGCCACTGGGGCTGGTGCTAGAGCCGATCCAACTAGAATCCGCATTGCTGATTTAAGAGAGTCAACTAATGATCCATTGTCTCGATCT GTGAGACACCGTTTGAGGAAAGATCATGGCATTGAAGGTGGCATCCCGGTTGTATTTTCTTTAGAAAAACCCAAAGCTAAGTTGCTTCCATTTAAGGGTCCAAATGGTGAAGAGGAAAATCCTTCAGACTACCAG ATAGTACCAGGCTTCAGGGTCCGTATCATACCGGTGTTAGGCACAATCCCTGCAATATTTGGACAAGTTATGGCATCCTATGTTGTGACGGAATTAGCAGGATTTCAAGTTCAAACAGAACCGATAGTCAATTTTGATACCGATCATTACCATACTCTCCATCAACGCCTTATTGAGCATGAGGAGTTAGTATATGGAACATCACAGCAAGTGCAG GTAGATGTTGAAGAAGTGATGTATATTGTAAAAGAATTATGGCATGGAAGAAGTGCTAGAGACCAGCTTGTGAAAGAAGTTGGACGAGGAATGTGGCGATCAGTTAATGAATTAATGCTTGTAAG GTGGGATTGCGAAAAGCCGGCTTCTATATCAAATTTAATTCTTTTGAAATTCAAAGAG GTTGATGAGCATGAATCTAGAACATTGGATGATATAAAGGAAAAGGAACCTGAATTCTACAACAGTGTAAATGCAGTGTTAAAACGAGCTGAAATTGACTTTGGCTACGCACATTAA
- the LOC107609578 gene encoding tRNA threonylcarbamoyladenosine dehydratase isoform X2, which translates to MEKGKYLALVGTGALFGSVSTIFFLRLLQNHKKVVRQYNKNATELNGLETCTIAGKKNDKAVNEDLLKDEIVSEHLTRNIQFFGFESQQKVSASYVVVIGLGGVGSHAASMLLRSGVGKLLLVDFDQVSLSSLNRHAVATRADVGIPKAQCLKEHFSSIFPECQVDAKVLLYDSSTEEEILSGHPDFVLDCIDNIDTKVALLAACVRRGLKVLSATGAGARADPTRIRIADLRESTNDPLSRSVRHRLRKDHGIEGGIPVVFSLEKPKAKLLPFKGPNGEEENPSDYQIVPGFRVRIIPVLGTIPAIFGQVMASYVVTELAGFQVQTEPIVNFDTDHYHTLHQRLIEHEELVYGTSQQVQVDVEEVMYIVKELWHGRSARDQLVKEVGRGMWRSVNELMLVGLRKAGFYIKFNSFEIQRG; encoded by the exons atggaGAAAGGTAAATACTTAGCATTGGTTGGAACCGGTGCTCTTTTTGGCTCTGTATCTACCATCTTCTTTCTTAGGCTCCTTCAAAACCATAA aAAAGTGGTGCGGCAGTATAATAAGAATGCTACTGAGTTAAATG GTCTTGAGACTTGCACTATTGCTGGAAAGAAGAATGATAAGGCAGTTAATGAAGATCTTCTGAAGGATGAGATTGTTTCTGAACATCTAACTAG GAACATTCAGTTTTTTGGCTTTGAGTCTCAGCAGAAAGTGAGTGCATCATATGTTGTGGTCATTGGTCTTGGAGGGGTTGGCAGTCATGCTGCATCTATGCTCTTGAGATCAGGGGTCGGCAAGCTTCTTCTTGTGGACTTTGAtcag gtttctctttcatcattaaatcgACACGCTGTTGCAACAAGAGCAGATGTTGGTATCCCAAAAGCGCAGTGCCTTAAGGAGCATTTCTCATCTATCTTTCCTGAGTGCCAAGTAGATGCAAAAGTACTGCTATATGATTCATCCACCGAAGAAGAAATTTTGTCAGGCCACCCTGACTTTGTCTTGGATTGTATTGATAACATTGATACTAAG GTGGCACTTCTTGCTGCTTGTGTACGGAGGGGCTTGAAGGTGTTATCTGCCACTGGGGCTGGTGCTAGAGCCGATCCAACTAGAATCCGCATTGCTGATTTAAGAGAGTCAACTAATGATCCATTGTCTCGATCT GTGAGACACCGTTTGAGGAAAGATCATGGCATTGAAGGTGGCATCCCGGTTGTATTTTCTTTAGAAAAACCCAAAGCTAAGTTGCTTCCATTTAAGGGTCCAAATGGTGAAGAGGAAAATCCTTCAGACTACCAG ATAGTACCAGGCTTCAGGGTCCGTATCATACCGGTGTTAGGCACAATCCCTGCAATATTTGGACAAGTTATGGCATCCTATGTTGTGACGGAATTAGCAGGATTTCAAGTTCAAACAGAACCGATAGTCAATTTTGATACCGATCATTACCATACTCTCCATCAACGCCTTATTGAGCATGAGGAGTTAGTATATGGAACATCACAGCAAGTGCAG GTAGATGTTGAAGAAGTGATGTATATTGTAAAAGAATTATGGCATGGAAGAAGTGCTAGAGACCAGCTTGTGAAAGAAGTTGGACGAGGAATGTGGCGATCAGTTAATGAATTAATGCTT GTGGGATTGCGAAAAGCCGGCTTCTATATCAAATTTAATTCTTTTGAAATTCAAAGAG GTTGA
- the LOC107609184 gene encoding zinc finger protein 830 isoform X1 has protein sequence MDAQAKKKAAFRAKLAQKKEKRIDSPLVRYNEFNQPVCRVCDVVLKSESIWDAHQISRKHREAIDNLKANAAGLTQQNNAKPAVGNRFPKAKPEQPSEPLSKKPEPSQEVPKAQSSSVLPPNFFDDSARKTEKKSSDSGRNVGVSAQSQVSKLEERGNFRGHDAAPSKVSQATTETRQTSAKTSDAEDNQTKGSLPEGFFDNKDADLRARGIKPVKPDVKDEYKEFEKLIQEDLKEVDDRLEEEEIDAAEMIEEAESVEQKIFRERVEMLKKKRLELKAAKSAKRGKTCEGETKEESRHEEESSSDDESGENFAVDWRAQHL, from the exons ATGGATGCACAAGCTAAGAAAAAGGCAGCTTTTCGTGCTAAATTGGCCCAGAAGAAGGAAAAGCGTATAGATTCTCCCCTTGTAAG GTATAATGAATTCAATCAACCTGTTTGTCGGGTTTGTGATGTTGTTCTGAAGTCTGAATCTATATGGGATGCACACCAAATCTCCCGTAAGCATCGCGAg GCGATTGATAATCTTAAAGCTAATGCAGCTGGATTAACGCAGCAAAACAATGCAAAGCCTGCTGTTGGTAACAGATTTCCCAAAGCCAAACCTGAACAACCTTCCGAACCACTATCCAAAAAGCCTGAACCTTCACAAGAAGTACCTAAAGCCCAGTCGTCGTCTGTGCTTCCACCAAATTTTTTTGATGACAGTGCAAGGAAAACCG AAAAGAAATCATCTGATTCAGGAAGAAATGTGGGAGTTTCTGCTCAAAGTCAGGTGTCAAAGTTGGAGGAAAGAGGTAATTTTCGTGGTCATGATGCTGCGCCGTCAAAGGTTAGTCAAGCAACAACAGAGACTAGGCAGACCTCAGCCAAAACTTCTGATGCAGAGGACAACCAAACAAAAGGATCTCTGCCTGAAGGCTTTTTTGACAATAAGGATGCGGATTTGCGGGCACGTGGCATTAAGCCTGTGAAGCCAGATGTCAA GGATGAGTACAAGGAGTTTGAGAAGCTGATTCAAGAGGACTTGAAGGAGGTGGATGACCGATTGGAAGAAGAAGAG ATTGATGCTGCTGAAATGATAGAAGAAGCTGAATCCGTTGAACAAAA GATCTTCAGGGAGAGAGTGGAAATGTTGAAGAAAAAGAGACTGGAGCTGAAAGCAGCAAAGTCAGCAAAGCGAGGTAAAACTTGTGAGGGTGAAACCAAGGAGGAGTCAAGGCATGAAGAAGAGTCATCCAGTGATGATGAAAGTGGTGAAAATTTTGCTGTGGACTGGAGAGCACAACACTTGTGA
- the LOC107609184 gene encoding zinc finger protein 830 isoform X2, with protein sequence MHTKSPAIDNLKANAAGLTQQNNAKPAVGNRFPKAKPEQPSEPLSKKPEPSQEVPKAQSSSVLPPNFFDDSARKTEKKSSDSGRNVGVSAQSQVSKLEERGNFRGHDAAPSKVSQATTETRQTSAKTSDAEDNQTKGSLPEGFFDNKDADLRARGIKPVKPDVKDEYKEFEKLIQEDLKEVDDRLEEEEIDAAEMIEEAESVEQKIFRERVEMLKKKRLELKAAKSAKRGKTCEGETKEESRHEEESSSDDESGENFAVDWRAQHL encoded by the exons ATGCACACCAAATCTCCC GCGATTGATAATCTTAAAGCTAATGCAGCTGGATTAACGCAGCAAAACAATGCAAAGCCTGCTGTTGGTAACAGATTTCCCAAAGCCAAACCTGAACAACCTTCCGAACCACTATCCAAAAAGCCTGAACCTTCACAAGAAGTACCTAAAGCCCAGTCGTCGTCTGTGCTTCCACCAAATTTTTTTGATGACAGTGCAAGGAAAACCG AAAAGAAATCATCTGATTCAGGAAGAAATGTGGGAGTTTCTGCTCAAAGTCAGGTGTCAAAGTTGGAGGAAAGAGGTAATTTTCGTGGTCATGATGCTGCGCCGTCAAAGGTTAGTCAAGCAACAACAGAGACTAGGCAGACCTCAGCCAAAACTTCTGATGCAGAGGACAACCAAACAAAAGGATCTCTGCCTGAAGGCTTTTTTGACAATAAGGATGCGGATTTGCGGGCACGTGGCATTAAGCCTGTGAAGCCAGATGTCAA GGATGAGTACAAGGAGTTTGAGAAGCTGATTCAAGAGGACTTGAAGGAGGTGGATGACCGATTGGAAGAAGAAGAG ATTGATGCTGCTGAAATGATAGAAGAAGCTGAATCCGTTGAACAAAA GATCTTCAGGGAGAGAGTGGAAATGTTGAAGAAAAAGAGACTGGAGCTGAAAGCAGCAAAGTCAGCAAAGCGAGGTAAAACTTGTGAGGGTGAAACCAAGGAGGAGTCAAGGCATGAAGAAGAGTCATCCAGTGATGATGAAAGTGGTGAAAATTTTGCTGTGGACTGGAGAGCACAACACTTGTGA